The Alkalihalobacillus sp. LMS6 genomic interval TGGGTCACGAATAAAGAAAATCTTTAAATTGTTCCCGACTAAATCCCAGTTCCCATCTTCCGTATAAAATTTAACCGCAAATCCTCGTGGATCACGTAACGTTTCTGGTGAATGTGTGCCGTGTATAACAGTTGAAAATCGAACAAAAACCGGTGTTTGCACTTCTGTATTTGTGAAAACTTTTGCCCTCGTATACTTGGAAATGTCTTCGTCTCCTACTTTTCCATACGATTGAAAATACCCATGTGCTCCTGCGCCACGACCATGTACCACACGCTCAGGTACTCGTTCTCGGTCAAAGTGGCTTACTTTTTCTAAGAAATCATAGTTTTCAAGTGTTGTCGGCCCACGGTTTCCTACTGTTCGAACATTTTGATTGTCCTTTACAGGGTGACCTTGACGGTTAGTCAGCGTTTCGTCTTTTTCATTCGATGCTTTGCGCTGATCGAGAGAATCGCCTGCACCTGTCACACCTGTTCCAAATGAAGGGGACTTATGCTTTTCATCCATTTTACATACAGCTCCTTTATCATTCTTTCACATCTATCTTTTCCAAATGAAGGTAGCTTATGCATAAAAAAAGCAAATCATCTAGTGATGATTTGCTTTAATCGATCTTTATTGCTTAATTTGAATGCTGTTTAGTGTGGCAAACACACCATTTTGTTGAATTAGTTCTTCATACGTACCTTGTTCAACGATCCCGTCTTTTGTGACAACGACAATGTGGTCTGCATGACGAATTGTCGCTAGTCGGTGCGCAATGACAAGGGTCGTACGATCTTCTGCTAACTCTTTTAATGACTGCTGAATAAGCGCTTCAGTCTCTGTATCGAGTGCGGACGTCGCTTCATCCAAAATTAAAATTGGCGGATTCTTCAAGAATGTACGCGCAATCGCAATCCGTTGTTTCTGCCCGCCAGAGAGCTTAAGTCCACGCTGGCCAATTTGCGTATCGTAGCCATTCGGAAGGGTTTCAACAAGTGCGTCTAAGTTTGCTAACTTAGCAGCATGATAAATCTCTTCATCCGTTGCATCTAAGTTTCCATAACGAATGTTTTCACGCAACGTCCCGCTAAATAAGAACACGTCTTGCTGAACAATGCCGATTTGTGAACGCAATGACTGTTTTGTCATATCTGTTACGTCCATACCGTTAATCATGATGCTTCCACTATTAATATCGTAGAATCGCGGAATTAATGAACTGATCGTCGTTTTTCCTGCACCAGATGGTCCAACAAACGCGACAGTTTTTCCAGCCGGAATGTGCAAGTCGACATTTTCTAAAACAGGACGATTTTCTTCATAACCGAATGTCACATCGTTAAATTCAATCGCTCCATCAAGTACTGGCGCTGTTTTTGCCTGATCCTTATCAACAACGTCGACTTCTTCATCCATTAAGTCAGTAAAGCGTTTAAACCCTGCCATGCCTCTTGGATAAAGCTCAAGAATCGCACTAATTTTTTCAATTGGTTTAAACAAAATATTAATATAAAGAATAAAGAGCACGAATTCTCCTACATCAATCGTACCGACATATAACAACCATGAACCGTAAATAAGCACTGAAAGAATCATCAAACGAGTCGCTAAGAAAATTCCTGAAGAGGTGTAGCCCATGACTTTATAGCCGCCTACTTTTGCGTTACGGTAGCGTTTGTTATTTTCACGGAACGTCTCTACTTCGTGGGCTTCATTTGTAAACGATTGAACAACACGCATACCTGACACGCTGTCTTCTACCCGAGCATTTACATCGCCTATTTCTGTGTACATCTTTCTCCACGCTTTATTCATCTTAATATTCGTGTATGTAATTAAGGCAATTAAAATTGGAACAAAGATTAGTGCCACAAGTGCTAAGCTTGGATTAACGTAAAACATGATGCTAAATGCACCAACAAACGTCATGACCGCAATAAATAAATCTTCCGGTCCGTGGTGAGCAAGTTCACCAATATCAAACAAATCGTTCGTAATTCGACTAATAATATGCCCAGTCTTTGTATTATCGAAGAAACGAAACGACTGTCTTTGTACACTTTCAAATAAATCCTGCCTCATATCAGTTTCAATGTTAATTCCAAGTTTATGACCAAGGAAATTTACATTGTACTGTAAGTATGCACTCACAAGATACGTTCCTAATAGGGCACCTGATACCCATACAACAGTTCCCCATTCTTGTTCTGGTAAGAGTGTATTAATAAACCACTGCACCACAAGCGGGAAAATTAAATCTAGAATTGCTACTACGATCGCGCTAAAGAAATCAATATAAAACAAGCGCTTATGCGGAACGTAGTAAGCAAAAAAGCGTTTTAACATATTTACCTCACTCTCTGCCTAATCAGCAGACCCCTCCCTAATTTATCGGAAGGACGCCAAAAAAGCAAAGGTTATTTACTGACAATACGGACAATAATACAATCTTCGTCCGTTTTTCATTATTTTTAAGATCGTTTCTCCACATGCATAGCATGGCTTGCCTTCACGATTAAACACATAGTGGCGATAATCACGGCGCTTCTTACCCGCACGCTTTAATTCATCTACTAGCAACGCTTCAACGGTAAGACCTTCCGTTTCATACGAACGTTCCGACAACGTAATGAGCGCTTCAGCCATCACTTCTTGCTCCGATTCCGAACAGTCTACAGGTCTTGCATCAGGTGAAATACCCGCTACATATAATAGCTCACTTCGTAAATAATTGCCATTCCCTGCTACAAAGCCTTGGTCGAGCAGTAAGGCGGCCCACGCTCGATTACGAAATGATTTTAATCTCATGCGTTCAAGAAGAGTCGTTGCCGTCACCTGATCAGACAAAACATCTGGTCCAGCCTTCATAATAAAAGGGTGTTGATCAAGCTCGTCCGTTTTCAACACCTCTATATCGGAAGCGCTATAAAGCAGCGCCGCTTGCTTCTCTGTATACAGCGCGAGTCGGAGTTGACGGTTTGTTTTTGGGTACGTATAAGACTTGCGAATCATCCATTTTCCATACAGTTGATTATGAGAATAAATGCTGTACCCATTTGAAAAATGAATCAGCATCGCTTTTCCTTTTGTGCGCACAGCCACTACATTTGCTGATGAAAGAGCCTCTTCATATTCTTGTAAATGCGGAAACGCAAACGATATTTCCACAAGAGGTTGATTAGCAACCGCTTGCTCCACTTCAAATGCAGCTCGTCTTATTTCTGGACCTTCCGGCATTCTCATCACCTCTCGTAAGAAGACCCTGTTAATTAATCATTAACAGGGTCTTTAAGATCTTCTCCTATTGTAATGACTTCGGTTTCCAACATCACGCCAAACGTTTCGTTTACTTTTTCTTGTACGTGACGAACAAGATTCATATAGTCGGACGCTGTTGAGCCATCAACATTCACAATAAAACCAGCATGTTTTTTTGATACTTCCGCACCACCAATACGCGTCCCTTGTAGACCACTTTCTTGAATCAGTTTTCCTGCAAACATCCCTGGTGGTCGCTTAAATACACTTCCACACGACGGATATTCAAGAGGTTGCTTTGTTTCCCGCGCGATTGTCAGTTCATCCATCTTCTGTTTAATCTGAACAACATCTCCTTTTTCAAGAGACATGGTTCCTTCCAAAGCAATGTATTGTTTTTTGGAGAACACACTTTTACGATAATCAAACTCAAATTCATCTTTTTCGAGTGTTAGAAAATCT includes:
- the nei gene encoding endonuclease VIII — translated: MPEGPEIRRAAFEVEQAVANQPLVEISFAFPHLQEYEEALSSANVVAVRTKGKAMLIHFSNGYSIYSHNQLYGKWMIRKSYTYPKTNRQLRLALYTEKQAALLYSASDIEVLKTDELDQHPFIMKAGPDVLSDQVTATTLLERMRLKSFRNRAWAALLLDQGFVAGNGNYLRSELLYVAGISPDARPVDCSESEQEVMAEALITLSERSYETEGLTVEALLVDELKRAGKKRRDYRHYVFNREGKPCYACGETILKIMKNGRRLYYCPYCQ
- a CDS encoding ABC transporter ATP-binding protein, with the protein product MLKRFFAYYVPHKRLFYIDFFSAIVVAILDLIFPLVVQWFINTLLPEQEWGTVVWVSGALLGTYLVSAYLQYNVNFLGHKLGINIETDMRQDLFESVQRQSFRFFDNTKTGHIISRITNDLFDIGELAHHGPEDLFIAVMTFVGAFSIMFYVNPSLALVALIFVPILIALITYTNIKMNKAWRKMYTEIGDVNARVEDSVSGMRVVQSFTNEAHEVETFRENNKRYRNAKVGGYKVMGYTSSGIFLATRLMILSVLIYGSWLLYVGTIDVGEFVLFILYINILFKPIEKISAILELYPRGMAGFKRFTDLMDEEVDVVDKDQAKTAPVLDGAIEFNDVTFGYEENRPVLENVDLHIPAGKTVAFVGPSGAGKTTISSLIPRFYDINSGSIMINGMDVTDMTKQSLRSQIGIVQQDVFLFSGTLRENIRYGNLDATDEEIYHAAKLANLDALVETLPNGYDTQIGQRGLKLSGGQKQRIAIARTFLKNPPILILDEATSALDTETEALIQQSLKELAEDRTTLVIAHRLATIRHADHIVVVTKDGIVEQGTYEELIQQNGVFATLNSIQIKQ